The proteins below come from a single Chryseobacterium bernardetii genomic window:
- a CDS encoding response regulator, whose amino-acid sequence MMGLKENVHIVVADDHGIVRMGLIQTIRRWRPDVIISEVEDYKSLYKLIQKEKLNLVILDVNMPNGTVQEAIDYIKIHQPELKILIFSSQDEELYGIRYLKMGAGGYLSKLSSTEVIETALTAMLSKGRYVSDNIKEAIFLESLNGAAKNSPFEALSDRELQIANKIAEGLPLKEISNQLNLHSSTISTYKNRLFEKLKIRSVPELVEILRLYNQ is encoded by the coding sequence ATGATGGGCTTAAAAGAAAATGTTCATATTGTTGTGGCAGATGATCATGGTATCGTCCGTATGGGTTTGATACAAACAATCAGACGATGGAGGCCCGATGTCATAATTTCAGAAGTAGAGGATTATAAATCCCTGTACAAATTAATTCAGAAAGAAAAATTGAATCTGGTCATTCTGGACGTTAATATGCCTAACGGTACTGTTCAGGAAGCAATAGATTACATAAAAATTCACCAACCTGAATTAAAAATTCTAATATTTTCTTCACAGGATGAAGAGTTGTATGGGATACGTTATCTAAAAATGGGTGCTGGCGGTTATCTAAGTAAGCTGAGTTCTACTGAAGTCATTGAGACTGCTTTAACGGCGATGCTCAGTAAGGGGCGATATGTAAGTGATAATATAAAAGAAGCTATTTTTTTAGAATCATTAAATGGTGCGGCAAAAAATTCTCCTTTTGAAGCGCTATCAGACCGCGAATTGCAAATTGCCAATAAGATTGCAGAAGGCCTTCCCCTCAAAGAAATTTCTAATCAACTGAATCTTCATTCTTCGACGATCAGTACCTACAAAAACAGGTTGTTTGAGAAACTGAAAATACGGTCAGTACCCGAATTGGTGGAGATTCTTAGGTTGTATAATCAGTAA
- a CDS encoding sensor histidine kinase codes for MNDINELQLKVERLENEINFKNGLISILSHDSKELFGIVLWLIESLEQKTISEEDFFKLLPKVKSDTQKNLQTVQNSIAWLHTQYGEYKIKPVKIMVMDLFHYLEEKYDAKLKEKDIKFYFKGDHKAFLTSDRLLLEYVLDKIFNNAVKYSFPGQDIYLQVVTEGDQVVLSVIDFGAGMVEKYLSAIYTYDNPIFLGTAGEKGVGLSLKIVKNFISLLDGNIQIISAENKGTTVSLFLRKFIE; via the coding sequence ATGAATGATATCAACGAACTACAATTAAAAGTCGAAAGACTGGAAAACGAAATCAATTTCAAGAACGGACTGATCTCTATATTGTCTCATGACTCAAAAGAACTGTTTGGAATTGTTCTTTGGCTTATAGAATCGCTGGAGCAAAAGACCATAAGTGAGGAAGATTTTTTTAAATTGTTGCCGAAGGTAAAAAGCGATACACAGAAGAACCTTCAAACGGTCCAGAACAGCATTGCCTGGCTACACACGCAGTACGGGGAATATAAGATTAAACCCGTTAAAATCATGGTGATGGACCTCTTTCACTATTTAGAAGAAAAATATGATGCTAAATTAAAAGAAAAAGACATTAAATTTTATTTTAAAGGAGATCATAAGGCATTTCTTACAAGCGATCGCCTGCTGCTTGAATATGTTTTAGACAAAATTTTCAATAATGCGGTAAAGTACTCCTTTCCGGGACAAGATATATATTTACAGGTTGTTACGGAAGGTGATCAGGTTGTGCTTTCTGTGATTGATTTTGGAGCAGGAATGGTTGAAAAGTATTTATCTGCGATATACACCTATGATAATCCTATATTCCTGGGAACTGCAGGCGAGAAAGGAGTTGGCCTGAGTTTGAAAATTGTAAAAAATTTTATATCCTTGCTGGATGGAAACATCCAAATCATTTCCGCTGAAAACAAAGGTACTACGGTTTCCCTTTTTTTACGTAAATTTATAGAATGA
- a CDS encoding WxL protein peptidoglycan domain-containing protein has product MHKFIHLFIFFILTGSSSLLAQSISMSPTRLFFTGKPGEKVTRTVTLQNSSDKDYVFNLNYKDWFREEDGNKVYLEAGSSKTSNASWMSTLENTVTVPAKSTKEIVVTMQIPANASTSAVTNSMLFFTQLPQQADKARIQNGIGIITLFEVGLHIFYTPPGNQVKSLDITNISEMNNANAANRKVAVSIHNDGNTVNDATVTFELTDTDSGKEIKLPAISISMLPDTNQVVQFPLPENISGNFLGVAIIKMAESNDLRVGEKNFKF; this is encoded by the coding sequence ATGCACAAGTTTATTCACCTTTTCATTTTCTTTATCCTTACAGGGTCTTCCTCACTTCTGGCACAAAGTATTTCCATGTCGCCTACACGCTTGTTTTTCACAGGTAAACCAGGAGAAAAAGTGACACGGACAGTTACGCTTCAAAACAGTTCGGATAAAGATTATGTTTTTAATCTCAACTATAAAGATTGGTTTAGAGAAGAAGACGGAAATAAGGTTTATCTTGAAGCTGGCAGTTCAAAAACTTCCAATGCCTCATGGATGTCTACCTTAGAAAACACTGTAACAGTTCCTGCAAAAAGTACAAAGGAGATTGTTGTAACCATGCAGATTCCGGCAAACGCATCAACGTCTGCTGTTACGAACAGTATGTTATTTTTTACCCAACTTCCTCAGCAGGCAGATAAAGCGCGTATTCAGAATGGTATTGGTATTATCACCTTATTTGAGGTGGGACTTCACATCTTTTATACTCCACCTGGAAATCAGGTAAAAAGTTTGGATATTACCAATATTTCAGAGATGAATAATGCGAATGCAGCGAACAGAAAAGTCGCAGTAAGCATTCATAATGATGGAAACACCGTTAATGATGCCACCGTTACGTTTGAACTCACTGATACAGACAGTGGGAAGGAAATAAAATTACCCGCAATTTCTATCTCCATGCTTCCGGATACCAATCAGGTCGTTCAGTTTCCTTTACCGGAGAACATTTCAGGGAATTTCCTTGGTGTGGCTATTATCAAAATGGCAGAATCCAATGATTTACGCGTAGGAGAAAAAAACTTCAAATTTTAA
- a CDS encoding peptidoglycan-binding protein LysM yields MTKQIAIITLTIGEIILGTNHVQAQNTTATNTVSITLNDVISMDAGSTASGGTVVFNYVTAADYNSDQAITKTNSLKVTSTKNFNVKVKAGGPTFVNGSNSIPADVLTIKAAAAPGNMGGTKNDVVLSPGERTLVANAPLGSALTLNLDYIIPAVKSSSSDMLGKPAGTYTQTVTYTATAL; encoded by the coding sequence ATGACAAAACAAATCGCAATCATAACCTTAACTATTGGAGAGATCATACTAGGAACTAATCATGTTCAAGCTCAAAATACAACCGCAACCAATACCGTAAGCATTACCCTGAACGATGTAATCTCTATGGACGCAGGAAGTACTGCAAGTGGTGGTACAGTTGTCTTTAACTATGTTACTGCAGCAGACTATAATTCTGATCAAGCGATTACTAAAACCAACTCTTTAAAAGTTACTTCCACAAAGAACTTTAATGTAAAGGTAAAAGCAGGTGGCCCGACTTTCGTCAATGGTTCAAACTCAATTCCTGCAGATGTTTTGACAATCAAAGCTGCAGCAGCTCCTGGAAATATGGGCGGAACAAAAAACGATGTGGTTTTATCTCCAGGAGAAAGAACCTTAGTGGCCAATGCTCCTCTTGGAAGTGCATTAACACTGAATCTGGACTACATCATTCCAGCAGTCAAATCATCATCTTCTGATATGTTAGGTAAACCAGCCGGAACTTATACGCAAACGGTAACTTATACCGCGACTGCTTTATAA
- a CDS encoding peptidoglycan-binding protein LysM: MKKQILITALTIGAIIFGTNHVQAQNITATTTVNITLNDVISIDAGSTAIGNTVDFNYVTAADYNSDQTITKANSLKVTSTKNFNIKVKAGGANFMNGTNLIPVNVLTIKAATAAGTMGGTKSAVVLSATDQTLVANAPLGSALTLNLDYTIPAAKSSSSDMLGKPAGTYTQTVTYTATAL, translated from the coding sequence ATGAAAAAACAAATCTTAATCACAGCCTTAACTATTGGAGCAATCATATTTGGAACTAACCATGTTCAAGCTCAAAATATAACTGCAACCACTACCGTAAACATTACCCTGAATGATGTAATCTCTATTGATGCAGGAAGTACTGCAATTGGTAATACGGTTGACTTTAATTATGTTACTGCAGCAGACTATAATTCTGATCAAACGATTACTAAAGCTAATTCTTTAAAAGTGACTTCCACAAAGAACTTTAATATTAAAGTAAAAGCAGGGGGTGCTAACTTTATGAATGGAACCAACTTAATTCCTGTAAATGTTTTGACGATCAAAGCAGCTACAGCTGCCGGAACCATGGGTGGAACAAAAAGCGCAGTAGTTTTATCTGCAACGGATCAGACTTTAGTAGCCAATGCTCCTCTTGGAAGTGCATTAACACTGAATCTGGACTACACCATTCCAGCAGCCAAATCATCATCTTCTGATATGTTAGGTAAACCAGCCGGAACTTATACGCAAACGGTAACTTATACCGCGACTGCTTTATAA
- a CDS encoding peptidoglycan-binding protein LysM encodes MTKQIAITALTIGAIILGTSNVQAQNTTATTTVNITLNDVISIDAGSTAIGNTVDFNYVTAADYNSDQTITKANSLKVTSTKNFNIKVKAGGANFMNGTNLIPVNVLTIKAATAAGTMGGTKSAVVLSATDQTLVANAPLGSALTLNLDYTIPAAKSSSSDILGKPAGTYTQTVTYTATAL; translated from the coding sequence ATGACAAAGCAAATAGCAATCACAGCCTTAACTATTGGAGCAATCATATTAGGAACTAGCAATGTTCAAGCTCAAAATACAACTGCAACCACTACCGTAAACATTACCCTGAATGATGTAATCTCTATTGACGCAGGAAGTACTGCAATTGGTAATACAGTTGACTTTAACTATGTTACTGCAGCAGATTATAACTCTGATCAAACGATTACTAAAGCTAATTCTTTAAAAGTGACTTCCACAAAGAACTTTAATATTAAAGTAAAAGCAGGGGGTGCTAACTTTATGAATGGAACCAACTTAATCCCTGTAAATGTTTTGACGATCAAAGCAGCTACAGCTGCCGGAACCATGGGTGGAACAAAAAGCGCAGTAGTTTTATCTGCAACGGATCAGACTTTAGTAGCCAATGCCCCTCTTGGAAGTGCATTAACACTGAATCTGGACTACACCATTCCAGCAGCCAAATCATCATCTTCTGATATTTTAGGTAAACCAGCCGGAACTTATACGCAAACAGTAACTTATACAGCGACTGCTTTATAA
- a CDS encoding peptidoglycan-binding protein LysM, translating into MKKQIFIAALSLGANALGTNQLMAQNSEQVSTSVNIILSDVIAMDIGTVASKGAVDFSYGSTKDYNSSKNVTIPNSLVIISSKNFDVKVKSEGTHFVSGANVIPVDILQIKAIPGGSLTGTLNEVTLSATDQVLVSNASLGTKQSLNIAYFISAEKASKILLGKPQGTYTQKITYTATAL; encoded by the coding sequence ATGAAAAAACAAATCTTTATCGCTGCACTGTCTCTGGGGGCAAATGCCTTAGGAACCAACCAGCTTATGGCACAAAATTCAGAGCAGGTGAGTACATCAGTAAATATTATTTTATCGGATGTTATTGCAATGGACATTGGTACTGTTGCATCAAAAGGCGCTGTAGATTTTAGTTATGGGAGCACAAAAGACTATAATTCATCGAAAAATGTGACCATTCCCAACAGTTTAGTCATTATTTCCTCCAAAAACTTTGATGTAAAAGTAAAATCTGAAGGGACACACTTTGTAAGCGGAGCCAATGTAATTCCTGTAGATATTTTACAGATAAAAGCAATACCGGGCGGGAGTTTGACGGGAACCCTGAATGAGGTCACTTTATCTGCAACAGATCAGGTGTTGGTGAGCAATGCAAGTTTAGGTACTAAACAGTCTTTAAATATTGCCTACTTTATTTCGGCGGAAAAAGCATCCAAGATACTGTTGGGAAAACCACAGGGAACCTATACCCAAAAAATAACTTATACTGCCACAGCATTGTAA
- a CDS encoding type IA DNA topoisomerase — MKLCIAEKPSVARDIAKVLGATTSKQGYMEGNGYCVTWTFGHLCTLKEPHDYSPQFKSWNLFSLPIIPSSFGIKLIPNKGVETQFKVIEKLVEECDEVINCGDAGQEGELIQRWVLQKAKCNKPVQRLWISSLTEDAIKEGFASLKPAEDYKNLYLAGNARAIGDWLLGINATRLFTKKFGGNKAVLSIGRVQTPTLAMLVQRQKEIDAFTTEEYWELKTKYRDVIFNAAIDRLKTLERAEKGLEYLKVNPFEIVSFEIKEGKEKNPRLFDLTGLQVEANKKYGYSAENTLNYVQSLYEKKHVTYPRVDTTYLSDSLYPKIEGILRKMYPYQELIAPLLEAPIPKSKAVFDDTKVTDHHAIIPTEVPPSQNLSREEKLIYDLIAKRFIAVFYPECKISNTLVEGKVGTIPFKTSGRQILEPGWRTVYAKEPKEESTDKEKEKEEEQTIPEFIVGETGPHDPMIHQGKTTPPKPYTEATLLRAMETAGKQVEDEELREMLKNNGIGRPSTRANIIETLFKRKYIEKKRKNLIATQTGIQLIDTIEDELLKSPELTGEWESKLRKIEKGEYEANLFKEELIQMVTELTDKVVYGKGKVITLQDEEKEEVKEKKKREPAQKKELQSWEETKCPKCKEHTLIKGKTAVGCSDFKNCGFKITFEIFGKKLSDKQLLDLVLKGKTSKLKGFSAHPEGLTEGILTLSDDFQVQLG; from the coding sequence ATGAAATTATGTATTGCCGAAAAACCAAGTGTTGCCAGAGATATCGCCAAAGTATTAGGTGCTACCACATCTAAACAAGGCTATATGGAAGGGAACGGCTATTGCGTAACATGGACGTTCGGACATCTTTGTACCTTAAAAGAACCTCACGATTACAGTCCGCAGTTCAAATCCTGGAACTTATTTTCATTACCTATTATTCCCAGCAGTTTTGGTATCAAGCTTATCCCGAATAAAGGCGTGGAAACCCAGTTTAAAGTTATCGAAAAATTAGTGGAGGAATGTGATGAGGTCATTAACTGCGGGGATGCCGGGCAGGAGGGAGAACTCATCCAGCGTTGGGTACTGCAGAAAGCAAAATGCAACAAGCCCGTTCAGCGTTTATGGATTTCTTCATTAACGGAAGATGCCATCAAAGAAGGTTTTGCAAGCCTGAAGCCTGCGGAAGATTATAAAAATCTCTATCTGGCCGGAAATGCCAGGGCTATTGGAGATTGGTTATTGGGAATTAATGCAACAAGGCTTTTCACCAAAAAATTTGGGGGGAATAAAGCGGTACTTTCCATCGGAAGGGTACAGACCCCTACGTTGGCTATGCTGGTGCAGCGCCAGAAAGAAATTGATGCCTTTACCACAGAAGAATATTGGGAACTGAAAACCAAATACCGTGATGTAATTTTCAATGCAGCAATTGATCGTCTGAAAACACTAGAAAGAGCAGAAAAAGGGCTGGAATACCTTAAAGTAAACCCTTTTGAGATCGTTTCTTTCGAAATTAAAGAAGGAAAAGAAAAGAATCCAAGACTTTTCGACTTAACCGGGTTACAGGTAGAAGCCAACAAAAAATATGGCTATTCTGCAGAAAATACACTGAATTATGTGCAGAGTCTTTATGAAAAGAAGCATGTAACCTATCCGCGTGTGGATACAACCTACTTATCAGATAGTTTATATCCGAAAATAGAAGGTATTCTTCGAAAAATGTATCCGTATCAGGAATTGATTGCTCCTTTGCTGGAAGCTCCGATTCCAAAATCGAAAGCAGTATTTGACGATACCAAAGTAACCGATCACCATGCGATCATTCCTACAGAAGTGCCGCCTTCTCAAAACCTGAGCAGGGAAGAAAAGCTTATCTATGACCTGATTGCGAAACGCTTTATTGCTGTTTTTTATCCGGAATGTAAAATTTCAAATACCCTTGTAGAAGGAAAAGTGGGAACCATCCCTTTCAAAACCAGTGGAAGACAAATCCTGGAGCCGGGATGGAGAACCGTTTATGCCAAAGAACCCAAAGAAGAATCTACCGATAAGGAAAAAGAAAAGGAGGAAGAACAGACCATTCCTGAATTTATTGTAGGAGAAACAGGGCCACACGATCCAATGATCCACCAGGGAAAAACCACCCCGCCAAAACCTTATACAGAAGCAACCTTGCTGAGAGCCATGGAAACTGCCGGAAAACAGGTTGAGGATGAAGAATTACGTGAAATGCTCAAGAACAACGGGATCGGAAGGCCATCTACCCGGGCGAACATCATTGAAACCCTTTTCAAAAGAAAATATATTGAAAAGAAAAGAAAAAATCTGATCGCCACCCAAACAGGAATTCAGCTTATCGATACCATTGAGGACGAACTTTTAAAGAGCCCGGAACTTACAGGTGAATGGGAATCTAAACTTCGTAAGATTGAAAAAGGTGAGTATGAAGCGAACCTTTTCAAAGAAGAACTGATCCAGATGGTAACAGAACTCACTGATAAAGTTGTTTATGGAAAAGGAAAAGTAATTACCCTGCAGGACGAAGAAAAAGAAGAGGTAAAGGAAAAGAAAAAAAGAGAACCTGCCCAGAAGAAAGAACTCCAGTCCTGGGAAGAAACAAAGTGTCCGAAGTGTAAGGAACATACCCTGATTAAAGGTAAAACCGCTGTTGGTTGTTCTGACTTCAAAAACTGCGGATTTAAGATTACTTTTGAAATCTTCGGGAAAAAATTATCTGATAAGCAGCTTTTAGACCTTGTTTTAAAAGGGAAAACCTCAAAATTGAAAGGATTTAGCGCTCATCCGGAAGGCCTTACAGAAGGTATTCTGACTTTGAGTGATGACTTTCAGGTACAGCTTGGCTGA
- a CDS encoding pirin family protein — protein sequence MNRKDFLKKGLLGTGMFVASASLGNTMQNEIDEIEPLEPIGYNHLPNTDSKIKENSVIHKADSRGKADHGWLLSQHTFSFANYYNPERMHFGVLRVLNDDRVEAGRGFGTHPHDNMEIISIPLEGDLEHKDSMGNTAVIKSGDIQVMSAGTGIMHSEFNKNSDQLVKFLQIWVYPKKRNVTPRYDQITLDKTKSHNQFQQILSPNADDEGVWIHQDAWFHLGTFDQGKEINYQIRKKGNGVYAFIIKGSAKIEGQQISERDGFGVWDIKDLNIKATKENTEILLMEVPMTM from the coding sequence ATGAACAGAAAAGATTTTTTAAAAAAAGGGTTACTCGGAACAGGAATGTTTGTAGCATCTGCTTCTCTGGGAAATACCATGCAAAATGAAATTGACGAAATAGAGCCGCTAGAGCCCATAGGATATAATCATTTGCCTAATACAGACTCGAAAATTAAAGAAAATTCTGTTATTCATAAAGCAGATTCAAGAGGAAAGGCAGATCATGGCTGGTTATTGAGCCAGCATACCTTCAGTTTTGCCAATTACTATAATCCCGAAAGAATGCACTTCGGAGTATTGAGGGTTTTGAACGATGACAGAGTAGAAGCAGGCCGGGGTTTCGGAACCCATCCCCATGATAATATGGAAATCATCAGTATTCCTTTAGAAGGTGATCTGGAGCATAAAGACAGCATGGGAAATACAGCTGTTATCAAAAGTGGAGATATCCAGGTGATGAGTGCCGGAACAGGAATCATGCACAGTGAGTTCAATAAAAACAGTGATCAGTTGGTGAAATTTCTTCAGATCTGGGTGTATCCTAAAAAAAGGAATGTAACGCCAAGATATGATCAGATTACTTTAGATAAAACAAAAAGCCATAACCAATTCCAGCAGATTCTTTCCCCAAATGCTGATGATGAAGGCGTTTGGATTCACCAGGATGCGTGGTTTCACCTGGGAACTTTTGACCAGGGAAAAGAGATTAACTATCAGATCCGAAAGAAAGGAAACGGAGTTTATGCCTTTATCATTAAAGGAAGCGCCAAAATCGAAGGTCAGCAAATAAGCGAAAGAGATGGTTTCGGAGTATGGGATATTAAAGATTTAAATATAAAAGCCACCAAAGAAAACACAGAAATTCTTCTTATGGAAGTTCCTATGACGATGTGA
- a CDS encoding response regulator transcription factor translates to MNIKAKLDKALLNQSFENEGVSGIWLKYRTIAKMYSEIENAICVLTDLKTRKSVIHYGGMSSLIGDDRRGEETEISSIWEDDILNKMHPEDVRKKQILEHYFFHFLKEIPMAERMDYYMAVNLRMRSRSGEYLTVLHRMFYAVEEENVRLALCIYNVSGNNVNTLLHENGVIINSMNGTTLYYNEFKYRDLLSAREKEVLLMIAHGKMSKEIAESLEISLNTVNRHRQNILQKLQVKNSIEAYRLAKAMELV, encoded by the coding sequence ATGAATATTAAAGCTAAGCTTGATAAAGCGTTATTAAACCAGTCTTTTGAAAATGAAGGCGTCTCCGGGATCTGGCTAAAATACCGGACGATTGCAAAAATGTATTCTGAAATTGAAAATGCGATCTGTGTTTTGACAGACCTTAAAACCAGAAAAAGTGTCATTCACTATGGCGGTATGAGCTCGCTGATCGGGGATGATCGTAGGGGGGAAGAAACAGAGATCTCTTCTATATGGGAAGATGATATCCTTAATAAAATGCACCCTGAAGATGTAAGAAAAAAGCAGATTCTGGAACATTATTTTTTTCATTTTTTGAAAGAGATTCCCATGGCTGAACGGATGGATTATTATATGGCTGTTAACCTTAGAATGCGCAGCCGTTCAGGGGAATATCTCACGGTATTGCACCGGATGTTCTATGCTGTAGAGGAAGAGAATGTGAGACTGGCACTTTGTATTTATAATGTATCCGGAAACAATGTGAATACCCTGCTTCACGAGAATGGGGTCATTATTAATTCTATGAATGGCACTACACTGTATTATAATGAATTTAAATATAGAGATCTGTTATCGGCAAGGGAGAAAGAGGTGCTGTTGATGATCGCTCATGGAAAAATGAGTAAAGAAATTGCAGAGTCACTTGAAATCAGCTTGAATACTGTCAACAGACATCGGCAAAATATTCTTCAGAAGCTGCAGGTAAAGAACTCAATTGAAGCTTACAGACTGGCCAAAGCAATGGAATTGGTTTAA
- a CDS encoding DUF1349 domain-containing protein, with protein sequence MKKLLLATSLSFMTGFLHDVRAQRLEKMNWFNEPEKWEIKDNSLLMFVTPQSDYWRISHYGFTVDDAPFYYSTYGGEFEVKVKITGDYKARFDQMGLMLRTDHQNYIKFGIEYVDGKYNLSTVVTHTTSDWSVIELKEKPQAVWIKAIRRLDAVEIFYSFDDKNYIMMRNAHLQDNTPVMVGLMAACPDGNGFNAKFEHFQIKHLPDQRRLEWLNKNK encoded by the coding sequence ATGAAAAAATTATTATTAGCGACCTCTCTGTCTTTCATGACGGGGTTTCTGCATGATGTCAGAGCACAGCGTTTAGAGAAAATGAATTGGTTCAATGAGCCTGAAAAATGGGAAATAAAAGACAATTCATTATTGATGTTCGTTACTCCGCAAAGTGACTATTGGCGGATTTCTCATTATGGATTTACGGTGGATGATGCTCCGTTTTATTATTCTACCTATGGTGGGGAATTTGAAGTTAAAGTCAAAATTACAGGTGATTACAAAGCCCGGTTTGATCAGATGGGGCTGATGCTTCGTACAGATCATCAAAATTATATCAAATTTGGAATTGAATATGTAGATGGAAAATATAACTTAAGTACTGTAGTTACCCACACCACAAGTGACTGGAGTGTAATAGAACTTAAAGAAAAACCACAGGCTGTATGGATCAAGGCAATCAGACGTTTGGATGCTGTTGAAATCTTCTACTCTTTTGATGACAAGAATTATATTATGATGAGAAATGCTCATCTGCAGGACAATACGCCCGTTATGGTAGGCTTGATGGCTGCCTGTCCGGATGGAAATGGTTTCAATGCAAAATTCGAACATTTTCAGATCAAACACCTTCCTGATCAGAGAAGACTGGAGTGGCTGAATAAAAATAAATAA
- a CDS encoding Crp/Fnr family transcriptional regulator has translation MFKNIIKNITRFITLTPEEEKIFTDLLVCEKFPKKTVLLREGEICQFEGYIHKGCLRMYCLDDNGTEVTLLFAIEDWWISDIASFQEQKPSKVYIETLEDSEIYMLNPTTKEKLLNEVPKFERVFRMLVQRNLTTLQSRLVDTISKSASNRYLEFIKVYPSIPQRVAQYYIASYLGVSKEFVSTIRKRLASKEK, from the coding sequence ATGTTTAAAAACATTATCAAAAACATTACAAGATTCATCACTCTCACACCGGAAGAAGAGAAAATTTTTACAGATTTACTGGTGTGTGAGAAATTTCCCAAAAAGACAGTTTTATTAAGAGAGGGAGAGATCTGTCAGTTTGAAGGTTATATTCACAAAGGATGTTTGAGGATGTATTGTCTGGATGATAATGGAACAGAAGTCACATTACTGTTTGCCATTGAAGACTGGTGGATTAGTGATATAGCCTCATTTCAGGAACAGAAACCTTCCAAAGTCTATATTGAAACCCTTGAAGACTCAGAAATTTATATGCTGAATCCGACAACAAAAGAAAAACTCTTAAATGAGGTTCCTAAGTTTGAAAGAGTTTTCAGAATGCTGGTACAAAGAAATCTCACTACCCTTCAAAGCCGATTGGTAGACACCATCTCCAAATCTGCCTCCAACCGGTACCTTGAATTTATCAAAGTATACCCTTCCATTCCGCAAAGAGTCGCACAATATTATATTGCTTCTTATCTCGGTGTTTCAAAAGAATTTGTAAGTACCATCAGAAAACGTCTGGCTTCAAAAGAAAAGTAG
- a CDS encoding cupin domain-containing protein, whose protein sequence is MNITKIFSDKKGETHFETIEIPLVNQGDIGFLSETRAVKKLQFRKVSADYDYDFHCAPQKQYIVLLDGGVEIETSLGEKRKFQTGEILLVEDTTGKGHKTKNLEPKERKSLFIYI, encoded by the coding sequence ATGAATATCACAAAAATCTTCAGTGATAAAAAAGGAGAAACTCATTTTGAAACCATTGAAATTCCTCTTGTCAATCAGGGAGATATCGGTTTCCTTTCTGAAACACGTGCGGTTAAAAAGTTACAGTTCAGAAAAGTTTCTGCAGACTATGATTACGATTTTCATTGTGCACCACAAAAACAATATATTGTACTTTTGGATGGCGGAGTGGAAATAGAAACTTCACTGGGTGAGAAAAGGAAATTCCAGACAGGGGAAATTCTTCTGGTAGAAGATACTACAGGAAAAGGACATAAAACAAAAAATCTGGAGCCTAAAGAGAGAAAATCTCTGTTTATTTATATTTAA
- a CDS encoding alpha/beta hydrolase, whose product MSHILNIKTAGIPLKQAEKALIMVHGRGGSAQDIISLSQHLNVKEYAILAPQALNHTWYPLSFMAPVDQNEPWLSSALEMVGETVRAVTDAGIAPEDIYFFGFSQGACLTLEFLARNAQKFGGAVAIIGGVIGDKINRENYKGDFAGTPVVLGTSNPDFHVPVERVYATANILREMNAEVTEKVYANFGHSINQEEIELANSIVFK is encoded by the coding sequence ATGAGTCATATTTTAAATATAAAAACAGCAGGTATACCGTTAAAACAAGCTGAAAAAGCTTTGATTATGGTGCATGGAAGAGGCGGAAGTGCTCAGGATATTATAAGCCTTTCACAACATTTGAATGTAAAAGAATATGCCATACTGGCTCCTCAGGCTTTGAACCATACCTGGTACCCATTGTCATTTATGGCGCCGGTAGATCAGAATGAACCGTGGCTGTCATCAGCTTTGGAAATGGTTGGAGAAACAGTGCGGGCTGTTACAGATGCAGGAATTGCCCCTGAGGATATTTACTTTTTCGGATTTTCCCAGGGTGCATGTCTCACACTGGAGTTTTTAGCCAGAAATGCCCAGAAGTTTGGAGGTGCGGTAGCTATTATTGGCGGAGTAATAGGTGATAAAATCAACCGTGAAAATTATAAAGGTGATTTCGCAGGAACTCCTGTTGTACTGGGAACCAGCAATCCTGATTTCCATGTTCCGGTAGAAAGGGTATACGCTACAGCCAATATTTTAAGAGAAATGAATGCTGAGGTAACCGAGAAAGTATATGCCAATTTCGGGCACTCCATTAATCAGGAAGAAATTGAACTGGCTAATTCTATTGTATTTAAATAG